A stretch of the Acyrthosiphon pisum isolate AL4f chromosome A2, pea_aphid_22Mar2018_4r6ur, whole genome shotgun sequence genome encodes the following:
- the LOC100161870 gene encoding uncharacterized protein LOC100161870, whose protein sequence is MTQSIDTSKRKQFGNRFLKNDDDVFKHNAWDNVEWNEAQEIQALSQVCAHVKTKMPSEKAADLEDNADEYWNKFYSVHQEKFFKNRCWLFTEFPEITSLKNEKPSFILEVGCGVGNSVFPILAHCVDSNVHVYCCDFSSNAIQILKENSEYNDKHCTAFVCDITSDEWNPPFALESLDVILLVFVLSAVQPEKLKHVVGQFYKYLKPGGMVLFRDYGRYDMAQLRFKEGRCISENYYSRGDGTLVHFFTQGAGFEQVQNMVDRRMQVNRGKQLKMYRVWIQCKYKKPIL, encoded by the exons atgactcAATCAATAGATACAtctaaaagaaaacaatttggtaataggtttttaaaaaacgacGATGACGTTTTTAAACACAATGCTTg gGATAATGTGGAATGGAACGAAGCACAAGAAATTCAAGCTCTGTCACAAGTATGTGCccatgtaaaaacaaaaatgcctTCAGAAAAAGCTGCTGATTTAGAAGATAATGCCGATGAATATTGGAATAAGTTTTATTCTGTCCATCAAGAAAA attttttaaaaacagatgTTGGTTGTTTACGGAGTTTCCTGAAATAACTtcacttaaaaatgaaaaaccaagTTTTATATTAGAAGTGGGATGTGGTGTTGGAAATTCGGTCTTCCCTATATTAGCACACTGTGTAGACAGCAATGTACATGTATACTGTTGTGATTTCTCTTCAAATGCCATACAAATCTTAAAAGAAAATTCAGAATACAACGATAAACACTGTACAGCATTTGTATGTGATATAACTAGTGATGAATGGAATCCACCTTTTGCCTTAGAGAGTTTGGATgttatattattggtttttgttCTTTCCGCCGTACAACCCGAAAA ATTAAAACATGTAGTAGGTCAGTTTTATAAGTACTTGAAACCAGGAGGTATGGTATTGTTTCGCGATTATGGTAGATATGACATGGCACAATTAAGGTTTAAAGAAGGAAGATGCATAtcagaaaattattatagtagaggTGATGGGACGTTGGTACACTTTTTTACTCAAG gaGCTGGATTTGAACAAGTTCAAAATATGGTAGATCGTCGAATGCAAGTTAATAGGGgtaaacagttaaaaatgtatcgtGTTTGGATTCAATGTAAATATAAGAAaccaattttataa
- the LOC100161870 gene encoding uncharacterized protein LOC100161870 isoform X1, whose protein sequence is MTQSIDTSKRKQFGNRFLKNDDDVFKHNAWDNVEWNEAQEIQALSQVCAHVKTKMPSEKAADLEDNADEYWNKFYSVHQEKFFKNRCWLFTEFPEITSLKNEKPSFILEVGCGVGNSVFPILAHCVDSNVHVYCCDFSSNAIQILKENSEYNDKHCTAFVCDITSDEWNPPFALESLDVILLVFVLSAVQPEKLKHVVGQFYKYLKPGGMVLFRDYGRYDMAQLRFKEGRCISENYYSRGDGTLVHFFTQDDVQQLFLGAGFEQVQNMVDRRMQVNRGKQLKMYRVWIQCKYKKPIL, encoded by the exons atgactcAATCAATAGATACAtctaaaagaaaacaatttggtaataggtttttaaaaaacgacGATGACGTTTTTAAACACAATGCTTg gGATAATGTGGAATGGAACGAAGCACAAGAAATTCAAGCTCTGTCACAAGTATGTGCccatgtaaaaacaaaaatgcctTCAGAAAAAGCTGCTGATTTAGAAGATAATGCCGATGAATATTGGAATAAGTTTTATTCTGTCCATCAAGAAAA attttttaaaaacagatgTTGGTTGTTTACGGAGTTTCCTGAAATAACTtcacttaaaaatgaaaaaccaagTTTTATATTAGAAGTGGGATGTGGTGTTGGAAATTCGGTCTTCCCTATATTAGCACACTGTGTAGACAGCAATGTACATGTATACTGTTGTGATTTCTCTTCAAATGCCATACAAATCTTAAAAGAAAATTCAGAATACAACGATAAACACTGTACAGCATTTGTATGTGATATAACTAGTGATGAATGGAATCCACCTTTTGCCTTAGAGAGTTTGGATgttatattattggtttttgttCTTTCCGCCGTACAACCCGAAAA ATTAAAACATGTAGTAGGTCAGTTTTATAAGTACTTGAAACCAGGAGGTATGGTATTGTTTCGCGATTATGGTAGATATGACATGGCACAATTAAGGTTTAAAGAAGGAAGATGCATAtcagaaaattattatagtagaggTGATGGGACGTTGGTACACTTTTTTACTCAAG ATGatgttcaacaattatttttaggaGCTGGATTTGAACAAGTTCAAAATATGGTAGATCGTCGAATGCAAGTTAATAGGGgtaaacagttaaaaatgtatcgtGTTTGGATTCAATGTAAATATAAGAAaccaattttataa